The sequence below is a genomic window from Deltaproteobacteria bacterium GWC2_55_46.
TCTTTTCGGCCTCGGCCGTGGTGCGGAAAAGCCTTGCTATATTCGGGAAGCCGTCCTGCTCGGCCTTTTTGGCGAAAGCGCGGTATTTCTGATTGGCCTGGCTTTCCCCGGCAAACGCTTCTTTCAGATCGTCTTTTGTATTCGACATAGAGCCCCCTGTTTTCTAAAATAATTTATATGAACGCTACCAGACAAATATACCAAGTTTCAGGGAAGATTTAAACCTGTTAGCAGGCTCACAGGTGCAGGGTAAACCGTTTTACGGCTCAACCTTTGTTTAAACGCGAAAACCCGGGCCTTTGACCCGGGTTTTTGTTTAAGAGATAAGGTGGATTTGAATTTGACCGTTGACCGTTGTCAAGCGGCCTTTTTGCCATCTCCCATCACCTCGACCTTTATCTTCCTCGGAAGGGCCTCAGCTTTTGCGGGCATCGTTATCTCGATGACGCCATTGCTGCAGCTCGCGTGCACCTTGGTCGTGTCAACGCCCTCAGGCAGCGTTACCGTCCTCTCGAAGGCGCCGAAAGAGGTCTCGTGGAAGAGATAGCCCTCTTTCTTCTCCTCAACCGTGGACTTCCTCTCGCCCCTGATGGTGAGGAGATTGCCGGTAACAGAGATCTCTACGTCCTTGGGGTCAACGCCAGGCAGGTCGGCGCGGACAACGAACTGGTTCTCTTTCATGAAGCTGTCGACGAGCGGATACCACTCGCCCCTGAACTCCCTCCTCAAAAGCCCGGTGGGCAATATCGTGGATAGCCCCCCGAATGCCCTCCTGAACATATCCTCCATCTCCTTCTCGATAGTTGCCAACTCCCTTAACGGCTCCCATTTCCTCAGGTCTGCCATAAGCTTACCTCCCAAACTGACTCCACCTTACCGTGCCTTATCTCTAATTCAAATATAGTCCTTTCGTTCAGGTCTGTCAAGTCGGGGCAAGGCAGAAATAATGAGGAAAATCAAATGGTTGGTTTTGGACGGATATGCGGGGCAGGGGTATTTTTGGCTGCGGGGACCGTCTGGGGGGTAGCCTGTGTCACTTTGTTTTTACCGGTTAGTTTTGAGGCGTACATGGCAGAGTCGGCCTCTTTTATGAGCGCGTCCCTTACCTCATTGAGCCCTGCGCCGCGCGGGGATGATAGGGCGGCTACCCCTATCGAGCTTGTTATCACGCCCTTTATCCTGATGGCCTTTTCGCCCCCGGGGTACCTTGCCTTTATGAAGACAAAGTCCTGTATGGTCTTCCTCAGCCTTTCGGCGAAGGCCATGCCTTCAGCCGGCGCCGTATCCGGCAGAATGACGATGAACTCGTCGCCTCCGTACCTCGCGGCCGTGGCCCTGGGGGAGGGCAGAATGGAGGCGATGACGACCCCAAGCTCGGCTAAGACCCTGCTGCCGGCGAGATGGCCGTAGTTGTCGTTCACCTCCTTGAACCTGTCGAGGTCGAGGAAGATGAGGCAGAGGTCTTTTTTTGAGCGCAAGGCGCTGCGCACGTCCTTCGTGAGCCTGTCGTAGAAGTACCTGTCGTTGTGCAATCCGGTGAGGTTGTCCCTTATCGAGAGCTCGCCGAACCTCTTGGCGTCGAGAGAGTTCTGTATGAGGGTCGATGTGTATTCGGCGAATATCTTGAGAAGCGTCAGATCGTCCGGGCCGTAGTCGATGCCGTTTTGCCTGTTGATGAGCTCGATTACCCCGATGGTAGTCCCCTTTATGCCTATAGGGGCGCAGATGATGGACTTGGTCTGGAAGTTGGTCTTCTGGTCTATCTTGGAGTAGAAGTTCCTGTCGTGCTCTACCTTCTTGCTGATATAGGGCTTGCCGGTAGTATAGGCGCTTCCGGCTATCCCCAGTGTGGCCGGAAGTGTTGTCCCGGTGAGGGCAGCCGAGCCCTTGCCGAAGCAGGCCACGAAGTAAAGGAGCCCCTGCTTCTGCCGGTCAGGGGTAAGGGTAGGGTCGTCAAGTAGTATGGAGCCGGACTCGGACGGGACGAACCTGTTCGCCCATTTGAGTATCTCCCTGAGCATCCTTTTGAGGTCGACGTCCTCGGGCCTGTACTCGTCCCTTCTCTTTCTTTCGAGTATCTTGTCGAGGACGCCCTTTTCGGTCACATTTATCAGCATGGAAGCGGGAATACTCCTGCCTTGCGGGGATAAGGGTGCTCTCAATCTATATACAACAGGAAGAGAACCCTGACAAGCGGTTTATTTTTTATGATATGTGACCGTGGTCACAGGTATTTGGCTGGCGTAAAGGCACTAAGCGCCCATCGGCGGGGGCGCTTAAAGATTATTCTATGAAGCTCACGTCCATGATATGGGTAGAGCATGAGATGCAGGGGTCGTATGCCCTGACGAGCGTTTCTACACTCCGTGCGATCTCCGCCTTGGGCCTGTGAAGGACTGTGGGGACAAAGGCCCTCAGGTCGTCCTCGATGGAGCGAAGGTTCTGGGCCGTAGGGATGATGCACTCGGCGTTCTCAATAAGGCCGTCCTTGCCGATCTCGTACTCGTGATAGAGAGTCCCCCTGGGCGCCTCCACCATGCCAACGCCCCTGCCGTAGCCCCTTGGCCTTGCGAGCGGCTCCTGTACAGGGCCGATATCAAGGAGCTCGTCTATAAGCCCGATGGCCTCTTCCGTGGCGTGGAAGCACTCGATGAGCTGGGCCATGTTGTTCATGAACGGGTTATGGCAGGGGAATTTCATCCCGGAGGCCTTGAGGGCCTCTTTTGCCTTTGGGTTGAGTTGCCTGAAGTTGTTGTTGAGCCTTGAGAGCGCGCCGACCATGAATGTGCCCTTTGATGAGCGGGCGTGCTTGGCGGTGGAATGCTCTACTACGTATTCCTTTACCTCGCCGGTGTAGCTCCTGGGGTCTATCTCCTTGCCGTAGCTCGAAACCGGCTCGCCGGCGTAGAACGCGTACTCGCCCCTGGACTTAAGCGAGACGAACTCCCTTTCGAGCGAAAAATCCGGGACCGGGGCCTTCACGAGAAAATCGAGCGTGGCCTCAAGGCCGGAAAACGTTCCGGCAAGCTCATTTTTAAGCCTTCTTAAGTCCTGTGCCCTGGGCGTGAAGACCACGCCTCCCGGGAAGAGCGATATCGGGTGTATGTGACGGCCTCCGACCACCTCGCATATTTCGTTGGCGAGCCTTTTGAGCTCAAGCCCGGTCTTTGCCATCTCAGGGTGAGAGCTTAGAAGGGGCACTATCGAGCCAGCGCCCACAAGGTCCGGGAGCACCAGGAAGAATACGTGCAGGATATGGCTCTGAAGGGTCTCTCCGTCGAATGCGAGTTTTCTCAAGAGGGTCGCCTGCCTGGATATCTTTATATCCATGGCGTCCTCTATGGCCCGGAGAGAGGCAGAGGTATGGCTCACGGCGCAGATGCCGCAGATGCGGGCCATTATGTGCTGTGCCTCGTCATAGCGCCTGCCCTTGAGCATCATCTCGAAGAACCTTGGGGATTCTATTATCTCGAGCTTCAGCTCCTTAATGCGCCCCTTTTTGATATCTATGACGATATTCCCATGGCCTTCGACCCTGGTTATCTCATGTATCCTGATATTGAGGTCTTTTTTCATCAGAGTCTATTTCCCTTTTGATTTCTCAGGGTAGAGGGCACTTCTTCCCGGTCTTGCATTGCCCGTAGAGCGCGAACTTCCTTATGACCGCCTCAGCCGTGAGGCCGTATCTTTCGAGCGTTTCCTCGTGCGAATCGATATTGGGGTTGTCGACAGTGCCTCTGCACCCCCAGCACCATGTGCCGTAGGTGACGCAGATGGCGTCGCAGCCAGCCCTTGAGACCGGCCCCATGCAGGTCATCCCCTTCTCAAAGACGCAGATATTCCCGGCGAGCTTGCAGTCCACGCAGACCGGGTAGTTAGCTACCTCCGGCTTCTTTCCCATAAGAAGGGCGGTCAGGAAGGAGAGAAACTCCTTTTTGGATATGGGACAGCCGTGCAGGTAATAGTCGACGTCCACAACGGCGTCTACAGGCCTTGCAGGGATGGTGTCTATTAGCTTAAAGCTCCTGGCCGCTTTCTTCCCGTATACCTTCTCCTTTACCTCTTCCATGGGGTAGCGGTTCTTGAGGCAGTTGAGCCCGCCGGTCGACGAGCACGCGCCGAGGGCGACCAATACCTTCGCTTGCTTCCGTATCTTTTTGAGCTTCCTGATCTCGTCTTTTCTGCTTATCGAGCCCTCGACAAAGGCTATGTCGTAATCATTGGACTTCTCGGTCATGGCCTCCCTGAAGTTCACTATCTTTATCTGGCTCAGGATATCCGGCAGCTCCCGCTCGCAGCTCAAGACCATGAGCTGACAGCCTTCACAGCATGTGAACGAGAAGAACGCGACCTTTGGTTTTTCCTGTGCTTCCATGGGTCCTTCCTTGATTGTAAGTGCTTGAGTTTTCTATAAAATAATATCATAAAAGGTCGGTCTTGTAAACCTTGCGAATCATCTTTAAGATTTCAATAGAGGTATTCAGGATTTCTTGATATTTCCGGATGTTTTAAGAACGGGGTCCGGCATTGGGCTTTTTCTTAAGGCGCTCTCCTACATTATCCAGAGCAGGAGAAGCGGTGTCGTGAATATGCTTGCGAAGGTCGATAGGGCCACGGTCGAGGCGACGAGGTCGCTATCCACCTTGTACCTGTGGCTCACCACGAAGTTTATGACAGCCGCAGGCATGCCTGAGGAAAGGAGTATCACTTTCTGGTTCAGCCCCTCGATGCCGAAGAGCGTTACCACCCCCCAGGCTATCGCCACGCCTCCGCCTATCCTTATGGCTGTCCCGGCAAGCGAGATGCCGTGGAAGGCCAGGCGGGCGGAGTAGAGCCTGTAGCCGAGGCTTACCTGCATTATCGGGATGGTGGCCGCACCCAGCATGTCAAAGGTGGTTATGACAGGCTCCGGGAGGGGTATTTCAGCAAGGTTCAAACTTATGCCGATCACCGCGGCGTAGATAAGCGGCAGCCGGAGCATCTCGGAGAGGCCGCCATGTCCCTTCGCGATGTATATGCCGAGAGAATATACGAGAAGGCTTATGGCTACGTAGTAAAGGACCGCGACCGTGAGCCCTTCGGGGCCGAAGGCCAGGAGGGCGAGCGGGAAGGACATGTTCCCCGAGTTCATGAACATCGTCGGCAGATAAAAGCCACGCAGGTCCTGCCTGCCTATCGCCTTGAGGAAGATGAATGAGAGCGCGCCGGTCCCGGCTACGACGATGACGGCGGAGAGGGCTACTATGGCCAAGTCGCCTGTTACGAGCTTTTTGTGCGACAGGGAAGAGAGTACGAGCGCCGGGATAGTCAGGTAAAGGAGCACCTCGATTATGGGCTCCAGGCTTATCTTTTTAAACCTCGCGAAGAGGTATCCCAGGCCGATTATGCAGAAGACCGGGAAGACGACTGAGAGTACTTTGATTATGGGCATAGGTTAAAAAAAAGCGGGCGGCGGTATAACCGCCCCCGCCTTTTTTGCGTTAAGAGGACCTGCCCGGCCTTATTCCTTTTCTACCTCTATGAGAGTCTCATCCGGGTTTACCGAGTCACCTATCCTGACCAGTATCTTTTTGACGGTGCCGCTTATTGGGGTGTGCACCTCGTTCTCCATCTTCATGGCCTCGACCGTAAGGACGGTGTCGCCCTCAGAGACCTTGCCCCCTACGCTAACCTTTATCGAGGTGACCTTGCCGGGGATGGGGGTCGTGACATCCCCTTCTTTCCTGGCCTTGGGCCTGATCGATTGCGTTATAGAGGGCCTTTCTATCTCGCCGGCGGTGGTCGGTATGACCTCTGTGAGGGACTCTATCATCACCTCTTCGAGCTTGCCGTCTATGGAGATGAAAAACGGCCTCTTGCCTTCGACCTTATGTCCCGCTCCGGCGACCTTTATCTTGTAATTCTCCCCGTGCACAGTGACGTTGAACTCGCTTGGCGCGAGGTGAAGGGCCGTGTGCTCGGCGGGCGCCGACATCTCCTCCTCAAGCGGTTCCGGTTCGAGCCTGCCGGAGTCCCTCTGCTCGAAGAACTCGAGCGCGACTATGGGGAAGAGGGTATACGACAGCACGTCATCTATCGATTTCGCCTTGCCGTCTATGTCCCTCATCGCCTTGTCCAGCTCAGGCTCAAGGAGGTCGGCTGGCCTGCAGCTAATGGGCTTCTCGTCCCCGACGGCGAGCTTCCTCGCGGTCTCGTCGATGGGGCCGGGGGGCTTGCCATAGAGCCCCTTGAAGTAGTTCCTCGTCTCGCTCGTTATGACCTTGTACCTCTCGCCCATGAGGACGTTAAGGGTCGCCTGCGTGCCGACGACCTGGCTCGTTGGCGTCACCAGGGGAGGGTAGCCCATGTCCTTCCTGACCTTTGGTATCTCGTCGAAGACCTCGTTCATCTTATCGAGGGCGTTCTGCTCTCTAAGCTGGTTGACGAGGTTCGATATCATGCCGCCGGGTATCTGCACCATGAGCGTTTTGGGGTTTATCGCGGTGTACTCGCTTTCAAACCTCTTGTACTTTTTCCTTATCTCCCTGAACCTGTCGGCTATCTCGGCGAGCAGGCCCAGGTCAAGCCCCGTTGAATAGGGCGAATCGTTGAGCGCCGCCACCATGGACTCTGTCGGGGGCTGGGAGGTGCCGGAGGCGAGGCTTGAAAGGGCGGTATCGACTATGTCCGCTCCGGCCTCAATGGCCTTCAAATAGCTCATCGCCGCCAGTCCCGAGGAGTCGTGCGAATGTATGTGTATGGGGAGCGCTATCTTCTCCCTGAGCTTTCCTACCAGGTCAAAGGCCGCAAAAGGCGTCAAGAGGCCCGCCATGTCCTTTACGCATATGGTGTCAGCGCCCATCTTCACAAGCTTCTGGGCGAGCTCGACGAAGCCCTCATGCGTATGGACCGGGCTCGTGGTATAGCAGATGGTCGCCTCGACGATGGCCTTCGCCTCTTTGGCGGCCCTTACAGCCACCTCTATGTTCCTGAGATCGTTGAGGGCGTCGAATATCCTGAAGACGTCGACCCCGTTCCTGGCGGCCCTTTCGACGAATTTTTTCACAACGTCGTCTGAGTAGTGCCTGTAGCCGACCAGGTTCTGCCCGCGGAGCAGCATCTGGAGCCTTGTGTTCGGTATGGCCTTCCTCAAGACCTTGAGCCTCTCCCATGGGTCTTCCTTGAGGAACCTCAAGCAGGCGTCGAAGGTCGCGCCGCCCCAGACTTCGAGGGACCAGTAGCCCACCTTGTCGAGCATGGGGGCGATCCCGGTCATGTCGGCGGTCCTCATCCTCGTGGCAAGCAGAGACTGGTGAGAGTCCCTGAGGACGGTATCCGTTATATAGGTCCTCTTGTCGCTCCTTGTCCTGAGTTTAAGGTCCGCCTTAGCAGGCTGAGCCGCCTTGTTCGTCATTATCCTGTCGCCTCCCTATTATAACCCGTGGTGGGCCGCTATGGCCGCGGCAATGGCCGCGACCAGGTCCGTAGGCTCACCGTATTCGTCGTAGTCCATAAGCTCGGGCTTCCTGTCTATGAAGCCCGTGTCGAAATTGCCTGCTCTAAAGTCCTCGTTCTCCATTATCTTCCTGAGGAAGGGTATCGTAGTCTTTATGCCCCTTATAACGAACTCTTCAAGGCAGCGGTGGGTCCTCCTCACGGTCTCGTCCCATGTGGTGCCGCGCACCACGAGCTTCGCGACGAGCGAGTCGTAGCAGTTCGGGATCACGAAGTCCTTGTATATGGCCCCGTCTATCCGCACCCCTATGCCGCCGGGCGAGTAATATGCCGTGACCTTGCCGAAGGACGGGAAGAAGTTGTTCTTGGGGTCCTCGGCGCAGACACGGCACTCTATGGCAAAGCCGTTTACCTTGACGTCCTCCTGGGTGAAGCCCAGGGGCATGCCGGAGGCTATCTCTATCTGCTTTTTGACGAGGTCGATCCCGGTGACCTCTTCTGTTATCGGGTGCTCGACCTGTATCCTCGTGTTCATCTCAAGGAAGTAGAAGTCCCTGTTGTTGTCGACCAGGAACTCCACCGTGCCGGCGTTCGTGTAGTTGGCGGCCTTCGCGGCCTTGATCGCCGCCTCTCCCATGCGTTTGCGGAGGTCCGCGGTAAGGATAAGAGAAGGGGTTATCTCGACGAGCTTCTGGTGGCGCCTCTGAATAGAGCAGTCCCTCTCGCCCATGTGGACGATATTGCCGTGGTTGTCGGCCAGTATCTGGAACTCTATATGGTGAGGCTTTTCTATGAATTTTTCAAGGAAGACCTCGGAGACGCCGAACGCGGCGGCCGATTCCTTCCTGGCGGTCGTGATGGAGTCGACGAGCTCTTTTTTGTTGCGCGCTACCCTTAAGCCCCTGCCGCCGCCCCCGCCAGAGGCCTTTACCATTATGGGGTAGCCTATCTTCTCGGCTAAGGCTACGGCCTCGTCTACGTCCTTTATCGAGTCTTCCGTCCCGGGCAGTATCGGCACGCCCGCCTTCTGCATCATCTTCCTCGCCATGACCTTGTCGCCCATGTCAGCGATGGTCCTGCTCGTGGGGCCTATGAAGGTAATGCCCTTCTTCTCGCAGAGCTGGGGGAACCGCGGGTTCTCGGAGAGGAAGCCGTAGCCGGGATGTATGGCGTCGACGCCGACCTTTGTGGCAAGGTCTACAAGCCTGTGAATGTTGAGATAGCCCTGTATGGGGCCGGGGCCGACCATGTAGGACTCGTCCGCCTTCTTGACGTAAAGAGAGGTGGCGTCCTCTTCCGAATAGATGGCCACTGTGGCGATCCCGAGCTCCTTGCAGGCCCGGATGACCCTCGTGGCGATCTCGCCCCTGTTGGCTATGAGCACTTTTTTGAAGAGACCTGACATTCCAAACTCCGCGTTTAACATGTGCAAACCGCAAACAAATATTTAGCCAAGAACGGCTGAATAAGTCAAGGAAATAAAAGCCTTAGAAAGGTATTCTAACCCTTCGCGGCCTTCATGTAGGTTATGGCGTCCGTAAGGCGCTTTAACGCCAGCTCCTTGCCCATGGCCGCGAGTGTCTCGAATATGCCGGGGCTTATGGTGCCGCCTGTCAGGGCCACTCTTACCGGCTGGGCGAGTTTCCCGAGTTTCAGCCCCTTTGCCTCGAGGAGCGAGTTGAACTCGGTTTCAAGGGACGTTTCATCGAACGAGGCAAGCCCGGACAGTTTTGTCAGCAGCTCTTCGAGGAGCGCGGCCGTATCGGCTGTAAAGAGCTTCTCAGCCGCCTTGGGGTCGTACTCGACCTTGTCGATGAAGTAAAAGAGCGAGTTTTCCGCCATCTCTTTGAGCGTCCTGGACCTTTCCTGCAACGTCCTGACTATCGGCATGAGCCTCTGGTCAGCCGAGGCGTCTACCCCGAGCCCCTTCCAGAAGGGGAGGAGAAGCGGGGCGAGCTCTTCAGGGGCGGCTGATTTTATGTAATGCTGGTTGAGCCACAGGAGCTTTTCAGGGTTAAATACCCCTGAGGACTTGCCGACGCTATCCAGGGAGAACTTTTCCACAAGCTCTTCCATCGAGAATATCTCCTGGTCGCCTGCGGACCAGCCGAGCCTCGCGAGGTAGTTGACGAGGGCATGCGGCAGGTAGCCCATCTCTTTATAGGCCATGACGGATGTCGCGCCGTGGCGCTTGGAGAGCCTGGTCTTGTCCGACCCGAGTATCATGGGCAGGTGGGCGAAGACCGGGATATCGTAGCCGAGGGCCCTGTAAAGGAGTATCTGCTTTGGCGTGTTGTTTATGTGGTCGTCGCCCCTTATTACATGGGTTATCCCCATGGTGGAGTCGTCCACCACGACGCAGAAGTTATAGGTCGGCGTGCCGTCGCTCCTTAAGATGATAAGGTCCTCTATCGCCGAGTTCTCGAACGATATTACCCCTTTTATCTCGTCTTTGAAGGCTGTGGTCCCGGGCGGGACCCTGAACCTGAGCGCAGACGGGCCCTGCGGGGAGCCGGTCCTCTCCCTGCATCTGCCGTCGTACATGGGCGGGCGTCCGGCCTTCAAGGCCGCCTCCCTTCTGGCCTCAAGATCCTCCGGGGTGCAGTAGCAGCGGTAGACGAGCCCCTTTTCCAGCAGCGCCTCGGCGGACTTTCTGTACTCGTCGAACCTGTGGCTCTGGAAAAAAGGCCCCTCGTCCCAGTTGAGCCCGAGCCATTCCATGCCGTCGAGTATGGCCTGTATAGACTCTTTGGTGGAGCGGGCCACGTCGGTGTCTTCTATTCGCAGGATAAAGATCCCCTTGTTGCGCCTGGTGAAGAGCAGGTTAAAGAGGGCTGTCCTTGCCCCTCCGATATGGAGATAGCCCGTTGGAGATGGGGCGAACCGTGTCCTTACAGTCAAAACTTCCTCCTATGGAAACAAGAATATGGGATGCTTATGTTATTATGACCCCGGCGTAACCGACGACCTGGCTTAGGTCTCCGTTCACGTCCCCGGAGGTGGCGTAGCTTACGAGCCTGGCCTTCTTCGCGCCAAGTTCCCTGGCGGCGAATATCGTTATGGCGGAAGGGACCACGCCGCACATCGTGATATCGTTTTCCGAGGCTGCTTTAAGAAGGCCCCTGGCGTCAAGGGCCAGCACCTTGTCTATCGCCAGTTTATCCTTGGCCCTTGTCAGACCGTCAGGCTCAAAGTGGTTCATGTCCGTGCTCGCCACGATGAGCGTTTGGCCGGCAAGCCCGGAGAGCGCGCCGGCTATGGCCCTGCCCATCTCCTCGCATTCCACGGCGCTGCCCTGCATAACGGTAATGGGCACTATCATTGCGTCAGGGTTCCGGACGTATATGAAAGGGAGCTGCACCTCGATCGAATGCTCCATCAAGTGCGCCTCCGTATCAGCCGAGAAAAGGGGCGTTGAGGCTAATACTGCCTCCGCCGCCCCGGTATCGACCTTGACCCTGCCCAGCGGTATCTCCCAGCACCCGGAGGCCATGACAGAGGCGCGCGGGCCGAGGCCGGTGTGGTTGGGGCCGATCAGGACGACCCTGTCGGGCACGCGCACCGAAGAGTATACCTGCCCCGCGATCGCCCCTGAGAAGACGTACCCGGCATGGGGGGCCAGTATCGCCCTCGCTTCCTCTACGGGAGAGTGGCTCAAAAGGGCGTTCAGGGCCTTGCTGAGCTCTGCCCTGGCGCCTGGGTAGAACCGCCCTGCGACTACTGCTTTCCTTATCATAAACAGGACTTTCTGGTATAAAAGGCAGTTGAGATATTAACAGATAGGCCATGGAAAGTAAAGGCGTAATGGCCCATCAGGGCTGGTGTTAAACCTGCCTTCGGCTTACGTCGGTTAAAGGCGTGCCGCTCTTATGAGTTATGCTATACTGCCGTGAGATTATGAAAGGAAAATGGGAATGAAACGGACTGTAATAGACGCGGAGCTGCTGATATTCGACCTCGACGGGACCCTTATAGATTCAAGCCAGGACATAGCGTGGTCCGCCAATATGACGCTTTCCGCTATGGGCCATGAGAAAAAACAGATAGGCGAGATAGTCGGCCACATCGGCTGGGGCGTTAAGCCGCTCCTTGAGAAGCTCATGCCGGGAGAGACATCCGAGAGGATAGCCGAGGCGAGGCTTAAGTTCCTCGATTTCTACGGAGACCACCTTGTGGTTAAGACCAGCGTATACCCTGGAGTGGAGGATACTATAGGCCATTTCATGAAGGCCGGCAAGAAGCTCGCGGTAGTCACGAACAAGCCTTTCGGCCTGGCCGAAAGCATCCTTGAGATAGTAAGGCTCAAGGATTTTTTTAGCGTCATCCTCGGGGGAGACTCTCTTCCCAACAAAAAGCCTCATTCAGAGCCGATAGAGAAGGCCATGAGCGACCTTTGCGCCCCTCCTGAAAAGACGGTCGTCGTGGGCGACAGCCCGGTAGACTGCGAGGCTGGCAAGGCCGCCGGAGCGTACACGGTAGGCGTCTCCTACGGCTTCAGGGGAAGGGGCGAGCTGGAGGCCGCCGGATGCGATATCATAATCGACGATTTTACTTCGCTTAAGCGGATGATACGGTAACCCACCCACATCCCGCCACCGCCGGTATCTGCTATAATTAGCAAGCGGCTATGGAAAACCATACCTCTATATAGCGGAAGATGACCACAAGGCGCTCAATACTCAAGACTTTAGGCGCGTCCATCTTTTGCCTCCTTTGGGGTGGCACTCCAGCCATGGCACAGCTCTTCAGATCCCCCAGGACCAAAAAAAAGCCGAGGCTCAGGGAGAACCTGTTTACAGAAGGGAAGAGTCCGCTTGTCTCGGTGGCTACAGGCCGCAGCGCAGAAGAGATGGTGGAGGCGGCAGTAGGCCTCATCGGAGGCTTTGAAAGGCTATCCCTCAAGGGCAAGAGCGTGCTCGTCAAGCCTAACGTGGTCTCAGGCGAGAAGAACCCTGTCACGACAAACCCGGAGGTGGTAGCGGCTGTTGTGAGGCTTCTTTTGCGCCACGGCGCGAAGAAGGTCTATGTGGGGGACATGTCCGCGCTCAGGACTATCTCGACCAGGCGCAACATGACCAGAAACGGCATACTCAGGGCGGCGGAAGACAATGGGGCCGAGCCGGTCATATTCGAGGACTTCGAATGGTACGGCGTGCCACTCGATAAGACGAGATACCTGAAGGAAGCTTATGTTACCGAGTGGATATACAGGACGGACCTTATCGTGAACCTGCCGGTCATAAAGACCCACAGGTCGGCGAGCTATTCCATAACTCTAAAAAACTTCATCGGCTGCACCCACCTGAGGCAGCGCCCGTACCTGCTTGACCCGGCCCACTGGGAGGAGCTGATAGCGGAATTCAACGCGGCATATACGCCGGATCTCAATATCGTGGACGGGACCGTCTCCATGATAGAGGGCGGCCCGTGGGAAGGAACTCCAGCCAGGACCGACGTCGTCATCGCGAGCGGCGACAGGGTAGCGGCCGATATAGCCGGTCTCGGCCTTATCAGGTCATTCGGGAAATGGGCGCCGGTTGCGTCCAGGCCGGTCTGGGAACAGAAGCAGATAAGGACGGCCCTTGAGCTCGGGTTGGGCAAGGGAAAAGAGGATATAAAACTCGTAGCCGGAGCTGGCAACGGCTCGTTCGAGCGTCTTGTGGCGGATATAAGGGCGCATACAGGCCTTTGAGCAGCCTGGGATATCTAAAAGGGGCATGGCAAGTACGGCAATTTATTACTTTTTTGATGTCGGTACGATGGCTTCTGTGCCCTTATGCCCTTTCTCTTTC
It includes:
- a CDS encoding NADH:ubiquinone oxidoreductase, encoding MEAQEKPKVAFFSFTCCEGCQLMVLSCERELPDILSQIKIVNFREAMTEKSNDYDIAFVEGSISRKDEIRKLKKIRKQAKVLVALGACSSTGGLNCLKNRYPMEEVKEKVYGKKAARSFKLIDTIPARPVDAVVDVDYYLHGCPISKKEFLSFLTALLMGKKPEVANYPVCVDCKLAGNICVFEKGMTCMGPVSRAGCDAICVTYGTWCWGCRGTVDNPNIDSHEETLERYGLTAEAVIRKFALYGQCKTGKKCPLP
- a CDS encoding oxaloacetate decarboxylase subunit alpha, which codes for MRTADMTGIAPMLDKVGYWSLEVWGGATFDACLRFLKEDPWERLKVLRKAIPNTRLQMLLRGQNLVGYRHYSDDVVKKFVERAARNGVDVFRIFDALNDLRNIEVAVRAAKEAKAIVEATICYTTSPVHTHEGFVELAQKLVKMGADTICVKDMAGLLTPFAAFDLVGKLREKIALPIHIHSHDSSGLAAMSYLKAIEAGADIVDTALSSLASGTSQPPTESMVAALNDSPYSTGLDLGLLAEIADRFREIRKKYKRFESEYTAINPKTLMVQIPGGMISNLVNQLREQNALDKMNEVFDEIPKVRKDMGYPPLVTPTSQVVGTQATLNVLMGERYKVITSETRNYFKGLYGKPPGPIDETARKLAVGDEKPISCRPADLLEPELDKAMRDIDGKAKSIDDVLSYTLFPIVALEFFEQRDSGRLEPEPLEEEMSAPAEHTALHLAPSEFNVTVHGENYKIKVAGAGHKVEGKRPFFISIDGKLEEVMIESLTEVIPTTAGEIERPSITQSIRPKARKEGDVTTPIPGKVTSIKVSVGGKVSEGDTVLTVEAMKMENEVHTPISGTVKKILVRIGDSVNPDETLIEVEKE
- a CDS encoding acetyl-CoA carboxylase biotin carboxylase subunit, coding for MSGLFKKVLIANRGEIATRVIRACKELGIATVAIYSEEDATSLYVKKADESYMVGPGPIQGYLNIHRLVDLATKVGVDAIHPGYGFLSENPRFPQLCEKKGITFIGPTSRTIADMGDKVMARKMMQKAGVPILPGTEDSIKDVDEAVALAEKIGYPIMVKASGGGGGRGLRVARNKKELVDSITTARKESAAAFGVSEVFLEKFIEKPHHIEFQILADNHGNIVHMGERDCSIQRRHQKLVEITPSLILTADLRKRMGEAAIKAAKAANYTNAGTVEFLVDNNRDFYFLEMNTRIQVEHPITEEVTGIDLVKKQIEIASGMPLGFTQEDVKVNGFAIECRVCAEDPKNNFFPSFGKVTAYYSPGGIGVRIDGAIYKDFVIPNCYDSLVAKLVVRGTTWDETVRRTHRCLEEFVIRGIKTTIPFLRKIMENEDFRAGNFDTGFIDRKPELMDYDEYGEPTDLVAAIAAAIAAHHGL
- a CDS encoding glutamate--tRNA ligase — translated: MTVRTRFAPSPTGYLHIGGARTALFNLLFTRRNKGIFILRIEDTDVARSTKESIQAILDGMEWLGLNWDEGPFFQSHRFDEYRKSAEALLEKGLVYRCYCTPEDLEARREAALKAGRPPMYDGRCRERTGSPQGPSALRFRVPPGTTAFKDEIKGVISFENSAIEDLIILRSDGTPTYNFCVVVDDSTMGITHVIRGDDHINNTPKQILLYRALGYDIPVFAHLPMILGSDKTRLSKRHGATSVMAYKEMGYLPHALVNYLARLGWSAGDQEIFSMEELVEKFSLDSVGKSSGVFNPEKLLWLNQHYIKSAAPEELAPLLLPFWKGLGVDASADQRLMPIVRTLQERSRTLKEMAENSLFYFIDKVEYDPKAAEKLFTADTAALLEELLTKLSGLASFDETSLETEFNSLLEAKGLKLGKLAQPVRVALTGGTISPGIFETLAAMGKELALKRLTDAITYMKAAKG
- a CDS encoding AmmeMemoRadiSam system protein B; this translates as MIRKAVVAGRFYPGARAELSKALNALLSHSPVEEARAILAPHAGYVFSGAIAGQVYSSVRVPDRVVLIGPNHTGLGPRASVMASGCWEIPLGRVKVDTGAAEAVLASTPLFSADTEAHLMEHSIEVQLPFIYVRNPDAMIVPITVMQGSAVECEEMGRAIAGALSGLAGQTLIVASTDMNHFEPDGLTRAKDKLAIDKVLALDARGLLKAASENDITMCGVVPSAITIFAARELGAKKARLVSYATSGDVNGDLSQVVGYAGVIIT
- a CDS encoding phosphoglycolate phosphatase, whose product is MKRTVIDAELLIFDLDGTLIDSSQDIAWSANMTLSAMGHEKKQIGEIVGHIGWGVKPLLEKLMPGETSERIAEARLKFLDFYGDHLVVKTSVYPGVEDTIGHFMKAGKKLAVVTNKPFGLAESILEIVRLKDFFSVILGGDSLPNKKPHSEPIEKAMSDLCAPPEKTVVVGDSPVDCEAGKAAGAYTVGVSYGFRGRGELEAAGCDIIIDDFTSLKRMIR